From the genome of Chelmon rostratus isolate fCheRos1 chromosome 1, fCheRos1.pri, whole genome shotgun sequence, one region includes:
- the terb2 gene encoding telomere repeats-binding bouquet formation protein 2, producing the protein MFRNKSAWFSSSVPQACHNFWLLEGGTTAGWRTADYLFSEDATCPDTLRIFDSKDYLWSKVVVFHCLFLSTCEKRQSVKSVCIGHYVLPPASVQDEVRNMVGRLIWECEDEQLAQASHKSHQAEDESSEGEVSRSDSEPSDSDSSESKCGNLQEYPDSNMPTGYVSMDSLQKYSGDLCDFFPGCFRCSNCKDHCCLQYTNANIH; encoded by the exons ATGTTTCGGAATAAGTCTGCCTGGTTTTCAAGCAGTGTGCCACAGGCATGCCACAACTTCTGGT TATTGGAGGGTGGGACCACCGCTGGTTGGAGAACAGCAGATTACCTATTCAGTGAAGATGCCACATGTCCTGATACTTTGAG GATATTTGACAGCAAAGATTACCTGTGGAGCAAGGTGGTGGTTTTTCACTGcttgtttctgtccacctgtgAGAAGCGCCAGAGCGTGAAGTCTGTGTGCATTGGACATTATGTGCTGCCTCCAGCCTCGGTGCAGGATG AAGTGAGAAACATGGTTGGGAGGTTGATTTGGGAGTGTGAAGATGAGCAGTTAGCACAG GCTTCCCATAAGAGTCACCAGGCAGAAGATGAGTCCAGTGAAGGAGAAGTCAGCAGAAGCGA TTCTGAACCATCTGACTCAGACTCATCGGAAAGTAAATGTGGTAATTTGCAGGAATATCCAGATAGTAACATGCCTACAG GCTATGTCAGCATGGACAGCCTGCAGAAATATTCAGGTGATCTGTGTGATTTCTTTCCCGGGTGTTTCCGATGCTCCAACTGTAAAGACCACTGCTGCTTGCAgtacacaaatgcaaacatacactAA
- the sord gene encoding sorbitol dehydrogenase, whose product MAQENLSVVLHSQGDLRLEKRPVPEPGPNEVLLQMHSVGICGSDVHYWQHGRIGDFVVTKPMVLGHEASGRVVKVGSAVKHLKVGDRVAIEPGVPREMDEFFKNGRYNLSPTIFFCATPPDDGNLCRYYKHSANFCYKLPDNVTFEEGALIEPLSVGIHACRRAGLTLGSTVLICGAGPIGLVCLLVAKAMGASQVVITDLSPERLTMAKELGADFQLTVKRGDGPQQLAKSVEDMLGAQPNITIECTGVESSIQTAIYATRSGGVVVLVGLSSGMATVPLINAAVREVDIRGVFRYCNTWPMAIAMLASGKVNVKPLVTHRFPLEQAVQAFETTRQGLGIKVMLKCDQNDQKP is encoded by the exons ATGGCGCAAGAAAATCTTTCCGTGGTGCTGCACAGCCAGGGGGACCTCAGGCTG GAGAAGCGTCCCGTCCCGGAGCCAGGACCTAATG AGGTTTTGCTCCAGATGCACTCTGTTGGAATCTGTGGATCAGATGTTCACTACTGGCAGCACGGCAGAATTGGGGACTTTGTGGTCACAAAACCAATGGTGCTGGGGCACGAGGCGTCAGGGCGGGTGGTGAAGGTCGGATCAGCAGTAAAACACCTTAAAGTAG GTGACAGAGTGGCCATCGAGCCTGGTGTGCCCCGCGAGATGGACGAGTTCTTCAAAAACGGACGATATAACTTGTCTCCTACCATCTTCTTCTGTGCCACACCCCCCGACGATGGAAATCTGTGCCGATACTACAAGCACAGTGCCAACTTCTGCTACAA ACTGCCCGATAATGTGACATTTGAGGAGGGAGCTTTAATTGAACCTTTGTCTGTGGGGATACACGCCTGTCGCAGAGCCGGCCTAACCCTCGGCAGCACTGTGCTCATCTGTGGTGCAG GACCTATTGGGTTGGTCTGTTTGCTTGTGGCTAAGGCAATGGGGGCCTCGCAGGTCGTCATCACCG ATCTGTCCCCAGAGCGTCTGACAATGGCCAAAGAGCTGGGGGCAGACTTCCAGCTGACAGTGAAGAGAGGCGATGGACCCCAGCAGCTGGCCAAGAGTGTGGAGGACATGCTGGGCGCTCAGCCGAACATCACTATTGAATGCACTGGTGTTGAGAGCAGCATTCAAACTGCCATCTAT gcCACACGCTCAGGAGgcgtggtggtgctggtgggcCTCAGCTCTGGGATGGCCACTGTTCCTCTGATCAATGCCGCCGTAAGAGAAGTGGACATCAGAGGGGTTTTCCGCTACTGCAATAC CTGGCCGATGGCTATAGCCATGTTGGCGTCGGGTAAAGTGAATGTGAAGCCCCTCGTGACCCACCGTTTCCCTCTGGAGCAGGCAGTCCAGGCCTTTGAGACCACGCGTCAGGGTCTCGGGATAAAGGTCATGTTAAAGTGTGACCAGAACGACCAGAAGCCCTGA